In one window of Blattabacterium sp. (Cryptocercus punctulatus) str. Cpu DNA:
- a CDS encoding MarC family protein, giving the protein MKWIHSLISCFMILFSIIDILGNAPIIMGFKSKGNIIDTKKVIISSFVIFLSFLFLGLPMLKIIGVDIYSFSVAGSIVLFLIGLEMILGIDIHKVTKNSQTSIVPIAFPLIAGPGSLTTLISLRSTYDVNIILLSLIINMIVVYLVIDKCDFIAKTIGNNGLDILKKIFGIILLAFSVKIFGANAGQLFQ; this is encoded by the coding sequence ATGAAATGGATACATTCATTAATAAGTTGTTTTATGATACTTTTTAGTATTATAGATATACTAGGAAATGCACCGATAATTATGGGATTTAAATCTAAAGGAAATATTATAGATACTAAAAAAGTAATAATATCTTCTTTTGTTATATTTTTATCTTTTTTATTTTTAGGTCTTCCTATGTTAAAAATTATCGGTGTAGATATCTATTCTTTTTCGGTAGCAGGATCTATAGTTTTATTTTTAATAGGACTAGAGATGATATTAGGTATAGATATTCATAAAGTTACAAAAAATTCTCAAACTTCTATCGTTCCAATAGCCTTTCCACTTATAGCTGGCCCAGGATCTTTAACCACTTTAATTTCACTAAGGTCAACTTATGATGTTAATATTATTCTTTTATCTTTAATTATTAATATGATAGTGGTCTATTTGGTGATAGATAAATGTGATTTTATTGCTAAAACAATAGGAAATAATGGATTAGATATACTAAAAAAAATATTTGGAATTATTTTACTTGCTTTTTCAGTCAAAATATTTGGAGCAAATGCAGGTCAATTATTTCAATAA
- the pyrF gene encoding orotidine-5'-phosphate decarboxylase: MKDKEQFFFKIYNLGILKFGHFTLKSGINSPIYIDLRPIASRPDLLIKLSDLLLNEVPPHTFELICGVPYAALPIATALSLRSNIPLIIKRKENKGYGTKKMIEGIYKKGQKCLIIEDVITSGDSLLKTVIDLEKEGLIIKNILSILDREQGGIENIKNKGFNIRSLFRIGEVLKILEKKNLLKEKEIHIIKFFFQKKYIKNIQKKRISYEEKKEKIYHPIGKKLIDIALKKKTNLIFSADLIHSEKILELVNLIGDQICGLKLHVDIISDFSFSFISFLKKISLKKKFLLFEDRKFCDVGPTNYLQLHHGIHKISSWADVITVHVLAGSKSIENLNIPSNIGLITISEMSSYGRLSDDNYIRKALNISLKNSKVIGTVAQRKVDNRLLLFTPGIHFSDSIKNYKGNNYIHPNQAFIKKKCDFIIVGKAIYQSDNPKIVAENYRKAGWIAYENSF, encoded by the coding sequence ATGAAGGACAAGGAACAATTTTTTTTTAAAATTTATAATTTAGGGATTCTTAAATTTGGTCATTTTACCTTAAAAAGTGGAATAAATTCTCCCATATATATAGATTTACGTCCAATTGCTTCTAGACCAGATTTATTAATAAAACTATCGGATCTTCTTTTAAATGAAGTTCCACCTCATACATTTGAATTAATTTGTGGAGTCCCTTATGCAGCTTTACCTATAGCTACTGCTTTATCATTAAGATCTAATATTCCTTTAATTATTAAAAGAAAAGAAAATAAAGGTTATGGAACAAAAAAAATGATAGAAGGAATTTACAAAAAAGGACAAAAATGCCTTATCATAGAAGATGTAATAACGAGTGGAGATAGTTTATTAAAAACCGTAATAGATCTTGAAAAAGAAGGATTGATTATAAAAAATATTTTATCTATTCTTGATCGTGAACAAGGAGGAATAGAAAATATAAAAAATAAAGGATTTAATATACGATCTTTATTTCGTATAGGAGAAGTTTTAAAAATATTAGAAAAAAAAAATCTTTTAAAAGAAAAAGAAATACATATAATTAAGTTTTTTTTCCAAAAAAAATATATAAAAAATATTCAGAAAAAACGTATTTCTTATGAAGAAAAAAAAGAAAAAATTTATCATCCAATCGGAAAAAAACTTATTGATATAGCATTAAAAAAAAAAACTAATTTGATTTTTTCAGCAGATTTAATACATTCTGAAAAAATTTTAGAGTTAGTAAATTTAATTGGAGATCAAATTTGTGGATTAAAGCTTCATGTAGATATTATTAGTGATTTTTCATTTTCATTTATAAGCTTTCTTAAAAAAATTTCTTTAAAAAAGAAATTTTTATTATTTGAAGATAGAAAATTCTGCGATGTAGGACCTACAAATTATCTTCAACTACATCATGGTATACATAAAATTTCTTCTTGGGCAGATGTGATTACAGTACATGTACTTGCAGGAAGTAAAAGTATAGAAAATTTAAATATTCCTTCTAATATTGGATTAATTACTATATCTGAAATGTCTTCTTATGGAAGATTATCTGATGATAACTATATAAGAAAAGCATTAAATATTTCTTTAAAAAATTCAAAAGTAATTGGGACAGTAGCACAAAGAAAAGTTGACAATAGATTATTATTATTTACTCCTGGTATACATTTTTCTGATTCAATAAAAAACTATAAAGGAAATAATTACATTCATCCTAATCAGGCTTTTATAAAAAAAAAATGTGATTTCATTATTGTTGGAAAAGCGATTTATCAATCCGATAATCCAAAAATAGTTGCAGAAAATTATAGAAAAGCAGGATGGATAGCCTATGAAAATAGCTTTTAA